A stretch of the Zeugodacus cucurbitae isolate PBARC_wt_2022May chromosome 6, idZeuCucr1.2, whole genome shotgun sequence genome encodes the following:
- the LOC105212627 gene encoding kinase D-interacting substrate of 220 kDa isoform X2, which translates to MKKSLSTTHEDEEEAPESSAVGDQTRRTPPRLMQMGRAFSEMSPLNPASASPSARSASSAAAGAGALQFRRDSGNYGSIFPFGFLRLSLQKTGSSIQHLNRYGDSMGSLAHRALLQYVENNDLSGLRAILDSRHLSVDDRDENGTTGLMVVAGRGLTVFVREFLARGADVQAEDNDNWTALLCAAKNGHFDIVQLLIDHGADIEHRDMGGWTALMWAAYRGHTDLVRFLLEKGADVNVHGNYHLGPLLWAAGRGFRDIVELLVQRGAKVNVGDKYGTTALVWACRKGNAEIVDTLLKAGANVDTAGMYSWTPLLVATSGGHTDCVTSLLEKKPNVNALDKDGMTALAIASREGFQEICAALIAAGAYINIQDRAGDTPLIHAVKGGHRGVVEALLKKHADVDIQGKDRKTAIYTAVEKGHTHIVKILLSTNPDLEAATKDGDTALLRAVRNRNLEMVQMLLDRKAKVTASDKRGDTCLHIAMRARSKAIVEALLRNPKNSQLLYRANKAGETPYNIDTIHQKTILGQVFGARRLNTNEDSEGMLGYELYSSALADVLSEPTLTTPITVGLYAKWGSGKSFLLNKLRDEMNNFARQWAEPPINTSGLMFLVNLHIALVLGTVVGLSSWSAMWGGIAAVLYLVFTYLLLASINYANNHMDVYWAYSVQHGIMKRFGRLRLILQVAFCHPPGAQADAQAKPVRFHFAEASSASPTGESAVTHMLVALFEAIESHYGWLSTRLYRAFRPKAVKATSGWRWRRMCCMPIVIIFELCLLTLITGISLVVAYFTYATDEEKERILVSIYVICAILVTLICTNLHGLAKAFGSLFISQGRHLRRSVRHNEGAPLTAMGAEVALMTDMVKCLDAFTNQQSRLVGVVDALDSCDTERILSVLNAIQTLLSSPNRPFVLLIAVDPHVIAKAAEANSRRLFTEGGIGGHDFLRNLVHLPVYLQNSGLRKVQRAQMTAMLFKRNYSDFPNEDGPTLGHSVSARRLSNASEIMSSQEKLRTSHNPGRSGGKKMRLSESVASSIGSNLHRLGQNPQGVLDLSRIMLTDDYFSDVNPRSMRRLMNVIYITVRLLKAFQIDFSWYRLSSWINLTEQWPLRASMIVLQHDNFMDSYDDNVSLQAVYEKVRPKIGCLREAAPLLELDRDERKLDAFLQLHKSDLLVADLRIFLPFTINLDPYLRKVLKEDQQSIEDEGTLMLQNKPSVNPAIRIPPPTPTYVPSPAAYPPYQLFHNDYELRHRNASINSEPAMTPLMGSPSDSFGDDVLQTKLSDLTVEGVISLLERVDDLRPALAKLSPILKENAINGRVLKYCDINDLKGVLGLNFGHWELFRLLINTLRDCEKMQRKFKPTPAIADVPASNTTTAKDSTDTHTLAPSQPHSRKNSTTSHMEKQVTLEEQMICGALQTLNEEAFEDVASSERPSPSGLPTGEMLAAAAQLQLAPIRESSEFGSPSDDLKFNHFLQFANNNNNNYGNFPTQQHNHSDSTHSLQSIGIGGGIGGGVGNIGNGGTGILNTANVGGGVGVGDMYKLRHSIVGDASTQAAVQLLANQQQQQHQLTAGGHGHYHRNQRHHSVGDDLLYESLMPQPQQQLRSPIQQQQQQQQQLQRNTVPTVVVIPNTNGDHDISDTPL; encoded by the exons CATCTCAATCGCTACGGAGATTCTATGGGTTCACTAGCACATCGAGCGCTCCTACAATATGTGGAAAATAATGACCTGTCCGGTTTGCGCGCTATCTTAGATAGTCGGCATTTATCCGTCGATGATCGTGATGAG AATGGCACCACTGGACTTATGGTTGTTGCTGGACGTGGCTTAACTGTTTTTGTGCGCGAATTCTTGGCACGCGGCGCAGATGTCCAAGCGGAGGACAATGACAACTGGACGGCATTATTGTGCGCGGCCAAAAATGGTCACTTCGATATCGTACAACTGCTCATCGATCACGGCGCCGATATTGAGCATCGTGATATG GGCGGTTGGACGGCATTAATGTGGGCAGCTTACCGTGGTCACACCGATCTGGTGCGTTTTCTGCTCGAGAAGGGCGCCGATGTGAATGTACACGGCAATTATCATTTGGGTCCGCTGTTGTGGGCAGCAGGTCGTGGCTTCAGAGATATTGTTGAATTGTTAGTGCAACGCGGTGCTAAGGTCAATGTCGGCGATAAGTATGGTACAACAGCGCTGGTGTGGGCATGTCGCAAAGGCAATGCTGAGATTGTCGATACGCTGTTGAAGGCTGGCGCTAATGTCGACACAGCGGGCATGTATTCATGGACGCCGCTGTTAGTGGCCACCTCAGGCGGACATACGGACTGTGTCACCTCGCTGCTGGAGAAGAAACCCAATGTGAATGCGCTGGATAAGGATGGCATGACCGCGTTGGCGATTGCGAGTCGTGAAGGCTTCCAG GAAATATGCGCGGCTCTAATCGCCGCTGGCGCCTACATCAACATACAAGATCGAGCCGGCGATACGCCCCTCATACATGCCGTCAAAGGTGGTCATCGCGGCGTTGTTGAAGCGCTGCTCAAGAAGCATGCTGATGTCGATATACAAGGCAAGGATCGGAAAACCGCTATATACACCGCTGTGGAGAAGGGTCACACACACATCGTGAAGATACTCTTATCTACCAATCCTGATCTCGAGGCGGCGACTAAAGACGGCGATACTGCGCTGCTGCGCGCTGTACGTAACCGTAATCTGGAGATGGTGCAAATGCTGTTGGATCGCAAGGCCAAGGTGACGGCGAGCGATAAACGCGGCGACACCTGCTTGCATATCGCTATGCGCGCGCGTTCCAAAGCGATTGTGGAGGCGTTACTGCGCAATCCCAAGAACAGTCAGCTCTTGTATAGAGCCAATAAGGCTGGCGAGACGCCCTACAATATCGATACCATACATCAGAAAACCATATTGGGACAGGTGTTCGGCGCGCGTCGTCTCAATACGAATGAAGACTCGGAAGGCATGCTCGGCTATGAATTGTACTCATCTGCTTTAGCTGATGTACTCAGTGAACCCACATTAACCACACCCATTACGGTGGGTTTGTACGCCAAATGGGGTAGCGGTAAAAGTTTTCTGCTCAACAAACTACGCGATGAAATGAACAACTTCGCTCGCCAATGGGCGGAACCGCCCATCAATACAAGCGGTTTGATGTTTCTCGTAAATCTGCATATCGCGCTGGTGCTAGGCACCGTAGTCGGCCTATCTTCGTGGTCTGCCATGTGGGGCGGTATAGCGGCTGTGCTTTATTTAGTGTTCACATACCTCCTGCTTGCCAGTATTAACTATGCCAACAATCATATGGACGTCTATTGGGCCTATTCGGTGCAACATGGTATTATGAAGCGCTTCGGTCGCCTGCGTCTCATATTACAGGTCGCCTTCTGTCATCCGCCCGGTGCGCAAGCGGACGCACAAGCGAAACCGGTTCGTTTCCATTTCGCTGAGGCGAGCAGCGCGTCGCCTACGGGTGAGAGCGCAGTCACGCATATGTTGGTTGCGCTCTTTGAGGCCATCGAATCGCATTATGGCTGGCTATCGACACGCTTGTATCGCGCGTTTCGTCCCAAAGCTGTGAAAGCGACATCCGGTTGGCGCTGGCGTCGCATGTGCTGCATGCCGATTGTGATCATTTTCGAGTTATGTCTATTGACACTCATCACCGGTATTTCGCTCGTGGTGGCGTATTTCACGTACGCTACCGACGAGGAAAAGGAGCGGATACTCGTTTCGATTTATGTGATCTGCGCCATTTTAGTAACGCTTATCTGCACGAATTTACACGGACTGGCGAAAGCGTTCGGTTCGCTGTTCATTTCACAAGGACGTCATTTGCGTCGCTCGGTGCGTCACAACGAAGGCGCGCCACTCACTGCAATGGGCGCCGAGGTGGCACTCATGACCGATATGGTGAAG TGTCTGGATGCCTTCACGAATCAACAAAGCCGTCTTGTAGGCGTGGTAGACGCACTGGACTCCTGTGATACGGAGCGCATACTTAGCGTGCTCAACGCCATACAAACGTTGCTCTCCTCACCGAATCGTCCGTTTGTGCTGCTCATCGCTGTCGATCCGCATGTGATTGCCAAGGCAGCAGAGGCTAATAGCCGTCGCCTATTTACTGAAGGCGGCATTGGTGGCCATGACTTCCTACGTAATCTGGTGCACTTGCCGGTGTATTTGCAGAATTCTGGTCTGCGTAAAGTGCAACGCGCTCAAATGACTGCTATGCTCTTCAAACGCAACTACAGTGATTTCCCCAACGAAGACGGTCCAACATTGGGACATTCGGTGTCGGCGCGTCGCTTGTCCAATGCTTCGGAAATAATGTCCAGTCAAGAGAAATTGCGCACTTCGCATAATCCTGGACGCAGCGGTGGCAAGAAGATGCGTCTCTCCGAATCGGTTGCCAGTTCGATTGGTTCCAATTTGCATCGCTTGGGTCAGAATCCGCAAGGTGTGCTCGATTTGTCGCGCATCATGTTGACCGATGACTACTTTAGCGATGTGAATCCGCGCAGCATGCGTCGTCTTATGAATGTCATCTACATAACAG TGCGTCTACTGAAAGCATTCCAAATAGACTTTAGTTGGTATCGTTTAAGTTCTTGGATCAATTTGACGGAGCAATGGCCGCTGCGCGCCAGCATGATTGTGCTGCAGCATGACAACTTCATGGATTCATATGACGATAATGTGTCGTTACAAGCTGTGTATGAAAA agtACGTCCAAAAATCGGTTGCCTACGCGAGGCAGCACCATTGCTCGAGCTCGATCGCGATGAACGTAAATTGGACGCATTCTTGCAATTGCATAAATCGGATTTGTTAGTGGCGGATTTGCGTATATTCCTGCCTTTTACTATCAATCTCGATCCATATTTGAGAAAAGTTTTGAAAG AGGACCAACAATCGATCGAAGATGAGGGCACACTAATGTTGCAGAATAAGCCGAGCGTTAATCCTGCCATACGCATACCCCCACCAACACCGACGTATGTGCCTTCGCCTGCTGCTTATCCACCTTATCAATTATTCCACAACGACTATGAGTTGAGACATCGAAATGCCAGTATAAATTCGGAGCCGGCAATGACGCCATTAATGGGCTCGCCAAGTGATTCGTTTGGT gATGACGTGCTACAGACAAAACTATCTGACCTAACAGTGGAAGGTGTCATCAGCTTGCTGGAACGCGTCGATGACTTGCGTCCCGCCTTAGCGAAGCTGTCACCTATTCTAAAGGAGAATGCCATAAATGGGCGTGTACTGAAATATTGCGATATCAACGATCTGAAAGGG GTGCTCGGTCTCAATTTTGGCCACTGGGAATTATTTAGATTACTTATAAACACACTGCGAGACTGTGAGAAAATGCAACGTAAATTCAAGCCAACACCCGCGATAGCCGATGTGCCAGCATCGAATACGACGACCGCAAAAGAcagcacagacacacatacgcTGGCGCCGAGTCAACCGCATTCGCGTAAGAACTCAACCACGAGTCATATGGAGAAGCAG GTCACACTGGAGGAGCAAATGATTTGCGGCGCATTGCAAACCCTCAACGAGGAGGCCTTCGAGGATGTGGCGAGCAGTGAGCGACCCAGCCCATCGGGTTTGCCTACAGGTGAGATGTTAGCTGCAGCTGCACAACTGCAATTAGCGCCCATACGCGAGTCATCGGAATTCGGTTCACCGTCCGATGACCTCAAATTTAATCACTTCCTACaatttgccaacaacaacaataacaactatggCAATTTTCCTACCCAACAACATAACCATAGCGACAGCACGCATTCGTTGCAAAGTATCGGTATCGGTGGTGGtattggtggtggtgttggtaaTATTGGTAATGGAGGCACTGGCATTCTTAATACTGCTAATGTTGGTGGTGGCGTTGGCGTTGGCGACATGTATAAGTTGCGTCATAGTATTGTTGGTGATGCCAGCACCCAAGCCGCTGTACAATTGTTGgccaatcaacaacaacaacaacaccagttgACAGCTGGTGGGCATGGTCACTACCATCGCAATCAGCGCCATCATTCCGTAGGTGATGATTTACTATATGAAAGTCTAATGCCACAACCACAGCAACAATTGCGTTCGCctatacagcaacaacaacagcagcagcagcaactacaACGCAATACAGTACCAACCGTTGTTGTAATACCAAATACAAATGGTGATCATGATATCAGCGATACGCCTCTATAG
- the LOC105212627 gene encoding kinase D-interacting substrate of 220 kDa isoform X5 encodes MFKARLKPSHTPDIEHLNRYGDSMGSLAHRALLQYVENNDLSGLRAILDSRHLSVDDRDENGTTGLMVVAGRGLTVFVREFLARGADVQAEDNDNWTALLCAAKNGHFDIVQLLIDHGADIEHRDMGGWTALMWAAYRGHTDLVRFLLEKGADVNVHGNYHLGPLLWAAGRGFRDIVELLVQRGAKVNVGDKYGTTALVWACRKGNAEIVDTLLKAGANVDTAGMYSWTPLLVATSGGHTDCVTSLLEKKPNVNALDKDGMTALAIASREGFQEICAALIAAGAYINIQDRAGDTPLIHAVKGGHRGVVEALLKKHADVDIQGKDRKTAIYTAVEKGHTHIVKILLSTNPDLEAATKDGDTALLRAVRNRNLEMVQMLLDRKAKVTASDKRGDTCLHIAMRARSKAIVEALLRNPKNSQLLYRANKAGETPYNIDTIHQKTILGQVFGARRLNTNEDSEGMLGYELYSSALADVLSEPTLTTPITVGLYAKWGSGKSFLLNKLRDEMNNFARQWAEPPINTSGLMFLVNLHIALVLGTVVGLSSWSAMWGGIAAVLYLVFTYLLLASINYANNHMDVYWAYSVQHGIMKRFGRLRLILQVAFCHPPGAQADAQAKPVRFHFAEASSASPTGESAVTHMLVALFEAIESHYGWLSTRLYRAFRPKAVKATSGWRWRRMCCMPIVIIFELCLLTLITGISLVVAYFTYATDEEKERILVSIYVICAILVTLICTNLHGLAKAFGSLFISQGRHLRRSVRHNEGAPLTAMGAEVALMTDMVKCLDAFTNQQSRLVGVVDALDSCDTERILSVLNAIQTLLSSPNRPFVLLIAVDPHVIAKAAEANSRRLFTEGGIGGHDFLRNLVHLPVYLQNSGLRKVQRAQMTAMLFKRNYSDFPNEDGPTLGHSVSARRLSNASEIMSSQEKLRTSHNPGRSGGKKMRLSESVASSIGSNLHRLGQNPQGVLDLSRIMLTDDYFSDVNPRSMRRLMNVIYITVRLLKAFQIDFSWYRLSSWINLTEQWPLRASMIVLQHDNFMDSYDDNVSLQAVYEKVRPKIGCLREAAPLLELDRDERKLDAFLQLHKSDLLVADLRIFLPFTINLDPYLRKVLKEDQQSIEDEGTLMLQNKPSVNPAIRIPPPTPTYVPSPAAYPPYQLFHNDYELRHRNASINSEPAMTPLMGSPSDSFGDDVLQTKLSDLTVEGVISLLERVDDLRPALAKLSPILKENAINGRVLKYCDINDLKGVLGLNFGHWELFRLLINTLRDCEKMQRKFKPTPAIADVPASNTTTAKDSTDTHTLAPSQPHSRKNSTTSHMEKQVTLEEQMICGALQTLNEEAFEDVASSERPSPSGLPTGEMLAAAAQLQLAPIRESSEFGSPSDDLKFNHFLQFANNNNNNYGNFPTQQHNHSDSTHSLQSIGIGGGIGGGVGNIGNGGTGILNTANVGGGVGVGDMYKLRHSIVGDASTQAAVQLLANQQQQQHQLTAGGHGHYHRNQRHHSVGDDLLYESLMPQPQQQLRSPIQQQQQQQQQLQRNTVPTVVVIPNTNGDHDISDTPL; translated from the exons CATCTCAATCGCTACGGAGATTCTATGGGTTCACTAGCACATCGAGCGCTCCTACAATATGTGGAAAATAATGACCTGTCCGGTTTGCGCGCTATCTTAGATAGTCGGCATTTATCCGTCGATGATCGTGATGAG AATGGCACCACTGGACTTATGGTTGTTGCTGGACGTGGCTTAACTGTTTTTGTGCGCGAATTCTTGGCACGCGGCGCAGATGTCCAAGCGGAGGACAATGACAACTGGACGGCATTATTGTGCGCGGCCAAAAATGGTCACTTCGATATCGTACAACTGCTCATCGATCACGGCGCCGATATTGAGCATCGTGATATG GGCGGTTGGACGGCATTAATGTGGGCAGCTTACCGTGGTCACACCGATCTGGTGCGTTTTCTGCTCGAGAAGGGCGCCGATGTGAATGTACACGGCAATTATCATTTGGGTCCGCTGTTGTGGGCAGCAGGTCGTGGCTTCAGAGATATTGTTGAATTGTTAGTGCAACGCGGTGCTAAGGTCAATGTCGGCGATAAGTATGGTACAACAGCGCTGGTGTGGGCATGTCGCAAAGGCAATGCTGAGATTGTCGATACGCTGTTGAAGGCTGGCGCTAATGTCGACACAGCGGGCATGTATTCATGGACGCCGCTGTTAGTGGCCACCTCAGGCGGACATACGGACTGTGTCACCTCGCTGCTGGAGAAGAAACCCAATGTGAATGCGCTGGATAAGGATGGCATGACCGCGTTGGCGATTGCGAGTCGTGAAGGCTTCCAG GAAATATGCGCGGCTCTAATCGCCGCTGGCGCCTACATCAACATACAAGATCGAGCCGGCGATACGCCCCTCATACATGCCGTCAAAGGTGGTCATCGCGGCGTTGTTGAAGCGCTGCTCAAGAAGCATGCTGATGTCGATATACAAGGCAAGGATCGGAAAACCGCTATATACACCGCTGTGGAGAAGGGTCACACACACATCGTGAAGATACTCTTATCTACCAATCCTGATCTCGAGGCGGCGACTAAAGACGGCGATACTGCGCTGCTGCGCGCTGTACGTAACCGTAATCTGGAGATGGTGCAAATGCTGTTGGATCGCAAGGCCAAGGTGACGGCGAGCGATAAACGCGGCGACACCTGCTTGCATATCGCTATGCGCGCGCGTTCCAAAGCGATTGTGGAGGCGTTACTGCGCAATCCCAAGAACAGTCAGCTCTTGTATAGAGCCAATAAGGCTGGCGAGACGCCCTACAATATCGATACCATACATCAGAAAACCATATTGGGACAGGTGTTCGGCGCGCGTCGTCTCAATACGAATGAAGACTCGGAAGGCATGCTCGGCTATGAATTGTACTCATCTGCTTTAGCTGATGTACTCAGTGAACCCACATTAACCACACCCATTACGGTGGGTTTGTACGCCAAATGGGGTAGCGGTAAAAGTTTTCTGCTCAACAAACTACGCGATGAAATGAACAACTTCGCTCGCCAATGGGCGGAACCGCCCATCAATACAAGCGGTTTGATGTTTCTCGTAAATCTGCATATCGCGCTGGTGCTAGGCACCGTAGTCGGCCTATCTTCGTGGTCTGCCATGTGGGGCGGTATAGCGGCTGTGCTTTATTTAGTGTTCACATACCTCCTGCTTGCCAGTATTAACTATGCCAACAATCATATGGACGTCTATTGGGCCTATTCGGTGCAACATGGTATTATGAAGCGCTTCGGTCGCCTGCGTCTCATATTACAGGTCGCCTTCTGTCATCCGCCCGGTGCGCAAGCGGACGCACAAGCGAAACCGGTTCGTTTCCATTTCGCTGAGGCGAGCAGCGCGTCGCCTACGGGTGAGAGCGCAGTCACGCATATGTTGGTTGCGCTCTTTGAGGCCATCGAATCGCATTATGGCTGGCTATCGACACGCTTGTATCGCGCGTTTCGTCCCAAAGCTGTGAAAGCGACATCCGGTTGGCGCTGGCGTCGCATGTGCTGCATGCCGATTGTGATCATTTTCGAGTTATGTCTATTGACACTCATCACCGGTATTTCGCTCGTGGTGGCGTATTTCACGTACGCTACCGACGAGGAAAAGGAGCGGATACTCGTTTCGATTTATGTGATCTGCGCCATTTTAGTAACGCTTATCTGCACGAATTTACACGGACTGGCGAAAGCGTTCGGTTCGCTGTTCATTTCACAAGGACGTCATTTGCGTCGCTCGGTGCGTCACAACGAAGGCGCGCCACTCACTGCAATGGGCGCCGAGGTGGCACTCATGACCGATATGGTGAAG TGTCTGGATGCCTTCACGAATCAACAAAGCCGTCTTGTAGGCGTGGTAGACGCACTGGACTCCTGTGATACGGAGCGCATACTTAGCGTGCTCAACGCCATACAAACGTTGCTCTCCTCACCGAATCGTCCGTTTGTGCTGCTCATCGCTGTCGATCCGCATGTGATTGCCAAGGCAGCAGAGGCTAATAGCCGTCGCCTATTTACTGAAGGCGGCATTGGTGGCCATGACTTCCTACGTAATCTGGTGCACTTGCCGGTGTATTTGCAGAATTCTGGTCTGCGTAAAGTGCAACGCGCTCAAATGACTGCTATGCTCTTCAAACGCAACTACAGTGATTTCCCCAACGAAGACGGTCCAACATTGGGACATTCGGTGTCGGCGCGTCGCTTGTCCAATGCTTCGGAAATAATGTCCAGTCAAGAGAAATTGCGCACTTCGCATAATCCTGGACGCAGCGGTGGCAAGAAGATGCGTCTCTCCGAATCGGTTGCCAGTTCGATTGGTTCCAATTTGCATCGCTTGGGTCAGAATCCGCAAGGTGTGCTCGATTTGTCGCGCATCATGTTGACCGATGACTACTTTAGCGATGTGAATCCGCGCAGCATGCGTCGTCTTATGAATGTCATCTACATAACAG TGCGTCTACTGAAAGCATTCCAAATAGACTTTAGTTGGTATCGTTTAAGTTCTTGGATCAATTTGACGGAGCAATGGCCGCTGCGCGCCAGCATGATTGTGCTGCAGCATGACAACTTCATGGATTCATATGACGATAATGTGTCGTTACAAGCTGTGTATGAAAA agtACGTCCAAAAATCGGTTGCCTACGCGAGGCAGCACCATTGCTCGAGCTCGATCGCGATGAACGTAAATTGGACGCATTCTTGCAATTGCATAAATCGGATTTGTTAGTGGCGGATTTGCGTATATTCCTGCCTTTTACTATCAATCTCGATCCATATTTGAGAAAAGTTTTGAAAG AGGACCAACAATCGATCGAAGATGAGGGCACACTAATGTTGCAGAATAAGCCGAGCGTTAATCCTGCCATACGCATACCCCCACCAACACCGACGTATGTGCCTTCGCCTGCTGCTTATCCACCTTATCAATTATTCCACAACGACTATGAGTTGAGACATCGAAATGCCAGTATAAATTCGGAGCCGGCAATGACGCCATTAATGGGCTCGCCAAGTGATTCGTTTGGT gATGACGTGCTACAGACAAAACTATCTGACCTAACAGTGGAAGGTGTCATCAGCTTGCTGGAACGCGTCGATGACTTGCGTCCCGCCTTAGCGAAGCTGTCACCTATTCTAAAGGAGAATGCCATAAATGGGCGTGTACTGAAATATTGCGATATCAACGATCTGAAAGGG GTGCTCGGTCTCAATTTTGGCCACTGGGAATTATTTAGATTACTTATAAACACACTGCGAGACTGTGAGAAAATGCAACGTAAATTCAAGCCAACACCCGCGATAGCCGATGTGCCAGCATCGAATACGACGACCGCAAAAGAcagcacagacacacatacgcTGGCGCCGAGTCAACCGCATTCGCGTAAGAACTCAACCACGAGTCATATGGAGAAGCAG GTCACACTGGAGGAGCAAATGATTTGCGGCGCATTGCAAACCCTCAACGAGGAGGCCTTCGAGGATGTGGCGAGCAGTGAGCGACCCAGCCCATCGGGTTTGCCTACAGGTGAGATGTTAGCTGCAGCTGCACAACTGCAATTAGCGCCCATACGCGAGTCATCGGAATTCGGTTCACCGTCCGATGACCTCAAATTTAATCACTTCCTACaatttgccaacaacaacaataacaactatggCAATTTTCCTACCCAACAACATAACCATAGCGACAGCACGCATTCGTTGCAAAGTATCGGTATCGGTGGTGGtattggtggtggtgttggtaaTATTGGTAATGGAGGCACTGGCATTCTTAATACTGCTAATGTTGGTGGTGGCGTTGGCGTTGGCGACATGTATAAGTTGCGTCATAGTATTGTTGGTGATGCCAGCACCCAAGCCGCTGTACAATTGTTGgccaatcaacaacaacaacaacaccagttgACAGCTGGTGGGCATGGTCACTACCATCGCAATCAGCGCCATCATTCCGTAGGTGATGATTTACTATATGAAAGTCTAATGCCACAACCACAGCAACAATTGCGTTCGCctatacagcaacaacaacagcagcagcagcaactacaACGCAATACAGTACCAACCGTTGTTGTAATACCAAATACAAATGGTGATCATGATATCAGCGATACGCCTCTATAG